A single region of the Duganella sp. BuS-21 genome encodes:
- a CDS encoding SRPBCC family protein produces the protein MFKKIIIGLAVLILIVLAAAALQPASYSVTRSVAIKASPEKIQPLIGDFHQWVQWSPWEQLDPGMTRTFSGAPKDLGAVYAWQGNREVGAGRMEVISLTPLKVGIKLDFYVPVESSSLTDFVLEPKGDTTQVTWTMSGNSDFMTKLMGVFVSMDKMIGPDFERGLAQMKTAAEK, from the coding sequence GTGTTCAAGAAAATCATCATCGGCCTGGCGGTATTGATACTGATCGTGCTGGCGGCCGCCGCTTTGCAGCCGGCCAGCTACAGCGTCACGCGCAGCGTCGCCATCAAGGCGTCGCCGGAGAAGATCCAGCCGCTGATCGGCGATTTTCATCAATGGGTGCAGTGGTCACCGTGGGAGCAACTCGACCCAGGCATGACGCGCACCTTCAGTGGTGCGCCCAAGGATCTGGGCGCTGTCTATGCATGGCAGGGCAACCGCGAGGTGGGCGCCGGCCGCATGGAGGTGATCAGCCTGACGCCTTTGAAAGTCGGCATCAAGCTGGATTTCTACGTGCCGGTGGAATCGTCTTCGCTGACGGATTTCGTGCTGGAGCCGAAAGGCGACACCACCCAAGTTACCTGGACCATGTCCGGTAATTCGGATTTTATGACCAAGTTGATGGGTGTCTTCGTCAGCATGGACAAGATGATCGGACCGGACTTTGAACGCGGCCTGGCCCAGATGAAAACGGCGGCGGAAAAATAA
- a CDS encoding insulinase family protein, with translation MKLITLRILSGAALLACTFPALADAPSPLKLSDQIPVGPQVKVGKLSNGLTYYIQKNGRPENKLELRLVVKAGSILEDDDQQGLAHFTEHMAFNGSTHFKRNEMVSYLQSIGVKFGADLNAYTSFDETVYILPIPTDKKDVVEQGFQGLEDWAHGLSFNAADIDSERGIVLEELRLGKGVDDRMNKVVLPKVLNGSRYAERMPIGKEDILKTFKYDAIKRFYRDWYRPDLMAVVAVGDIEPAEAQRLIEHHFGKLKNPAKPRPREYAKIPEREESEGVVFTDKEVSANTVYIRYPIQSWPAGETIADYRQKLIEGMYSFILSQRMYELTQQANPPFLQGGSGMNKIVRGYRSFGAGAVLGKGGATPAINALVQEDQRARQYGFSASEVERAKKGMLRNYERIYNEREKSDSSGYAAEYIRNFLENESIPGTAAEYRYATELIPGITLQEVNAAVRAAIPVNQNKLVIYTGVDKPGAPPPKADELLATAGAAEKIEVKPLEDKQYASQLMPTLPKAGSIVSQTVNQKIGATELVLSNGVKVVLKPTDFNNDQVILGGLRYGGWSLLPDSDVFAAHYASSIVGQMGVLNYTPNDLVKVLAGKSVSSSASVSSLNESVGGSSGSTDVEAMLQLVYLQMTQPRKDAAIYSAYVDRQRELAQNNLARPESVFYDTVTATLYNNSPRVLRAARPADFDQLALDRVLDIYNSRMSSARDFTFFIVGSFDVEKIKPLIATYIASLPVGDIPVAFKDEGVRPIKGVVKKEVRAGLEPKSTISLSFTGEVEYSRAARMRLQALVEVMNIKLIETLREKMGAMYSGGMSASMNRIPYGNYSINASLPCAPENVDKVLAATFAEIGKIQQNGVEEADLNKVKASWIKSYRKGMRENGYWMASLQNAFFNNNNPEDILTYESRVNGLTVADLKQAAQRYFDTNNYLQVVLYPEK, from the coding sequence ATGAAGCTGATTACCTTGCGTATCCTGTCCGGCGCTGCACTTCTGGCGTGTACTTTCCCGGCGCTTGCCGACGCACCATCGCCACTGAAGCTGAGCGACCAGATTCCGGTCGGACCGCAGGTAAAAGTTGGCAAACTGTCTAATGGACTGACTTACTACATCCAGAAGAACGGCCGCCCCGAGAACAAGCTGGAGCTGCGGCTGGTGGTGAAAGCCGGCTCCATTCTCGAAGACGACGACCAGCAAGGCTTGGCGCACTTCACCGAACACATGGCGTTCAACGGGTCCACCCATTTCAAGCGCAACGAGATGGTGTCCTACCTGCAGTCGATCGGCGTGAAGTTCGGCGCGGATCTCAACGCCTATACCAGCTTCGACGAAACCGTCTACATCCTGCCGATACCGACCGATAAAAAAGATGTGGTCGAACAGGGCTTCCAGGGATTGGAAGACTGGGCCCACGGCCTGTCCTTCAACGCCGCCGATATCGACAGCGAACGCGGTATCGTGCTTGAAGAACTGCGCCTCGGTAAAGGCGTGGACGACCGCATGAACAAGGTGGTGCTGCCGAAGGTGCTGAACGGCTCGCGCTACGCCGAGCGCATGCCGATCGGGAAAGAAGATATCCTCAAGACCTTCAAGTACGACGCCATCAAGCGCTTTTACCGCGATTGGTATCGCCCCGACCTGATGGCGGTGGTGGCGGTCGGCGATATCGAGCCGGCCGAGGCCCAGCGCCTGATCGAACACCACTTCGGCAAGTTGAAGAATCCGGCCAAGCCGCGTCCGCGCGAATACGCGAAGATCCCGGAGCGCGAGGAGTCCGAAGGCGTGGTCTTCACCGATAAGGAAGTCAGCGCCAACACGGTCTACATCCGTTATCCGATTCAATCCTGGCCGGCCGGCGAGACCATCGCCGACTATCGCCAGAAGCTGATCGAAGGGATGTACAGTTTCATCCTCAGTCAGCGCATGTACGAATTGACGCAGCAGGCCAATCCGCCGTTCCTGCAAGGCGGCAGCGGCATGAACAAGATCGTGCGCGGCTACCGTTCCTTCGGCGCCGGCGCGGTGCTGGGCAAGGGCGGCGCCACGCCGGCCATCAACGCGCTGGTGCAGGAAGACCAGCGCGCGCGCCAGTACGGCTTCAGCGCCTCGGAAGTGGAGCGCGCAAAGAAAGGCATGCTGCGCAACTATGAGCGCATCTACAACGAACGCGAAAAGTCCGATTCGTCCGGCTATGCGGCGGAATACATCCGCAACTTCCTGGAGAACGAATCGATACCCGGCACCGCCGCCGAATACCGCTACGCCACCGAGCTGATACCGGGCATCACGCTGCAGGAGGTGAACGCCGCCGTGCGCGCCGCCATCCCCGTCAACCAGAACAAGCTGGTGATCTATACCGGCGTCGACAAGCCGGGCGCGCCGCCACCCAAGGCCGACGAGCTGCTGGCCACCGCCGGCGCGGCCGAGAAGATCGAGGTCAAGCCGCTGGAGGACAAGCAGTATGCCTCGCAGCTGATGCCGACCTTGCCCAAGGCCGGCAGCATCGTCAGCCAGACCGTCAACCAAAAGATCGGCGCCACGGAACTGGTGCTGAGCAACGGCGTGAAGGTGGTGCTCAAGCCGACCGACTTCAATAACGACCAGGTGATCCTGGGCGGCCTGCGTTACGGCGGCTGGTCGCTACTGCCTGACAGCGACGTCTTCGCTGCCCACTATGCGAGCAGTATCGTCGGCCAGATGGGGGTGTTGAATTACACGCCCAACGATCTGGTGAAGGTTTTGGCCGGCAAGAGCGTCAGCTCCAGCGCCAGCGTCAGTTCGCTCAACGAATCGGTGGGGGGCAGCTCCGGCAGTACGGACGTGGAAGCCATGCTGCAACTGGTCTATCTGCAGATGACCCAGCCGCGCAAGGACGCCGCCATCTACAGCGCCTATGTCGATCGTCAGCGCGAGCTGGCGCAGAACAATCTGGCGCGGCCGGAATCGGTGTTCTATGACACCGTGACCGCCACGCTGTACAACAACAGCCCACGCGTGCTGCGTGCCGCGCGGCCGGCCGATTTCGACCAGCTGGCGCTGGACCGCGTGCTCGATATCTACAACAGCCGCATGTCCAGCGCGCGCGATTTCACCTTCTTCATCGTCGGCAGCTTCGACGTCGAGAAGATCAAGCCGCTGATCGCCACGTATATCGCCAGCCTGCCGGTGGGCGATATTCCGGTGGCCTTCAAGGATGAAGGCGTGCGGCCGATCAAGGGCGTGGTCAAGAAGGAAGTGCGCGCCGGCTTGGAGCCCAAGAGTACCATTTCGCTGTCGTTCACCGGCGAGGTGGAATACTCGCGCGCGGCGCGCATGCGCTTGCAGGCGCTGGTGGAAGTCATGAACATCAAGCTGATCGAAACCTTGCGCGAGAAGATGGGCGCAATGTATAGCGGCGGCATGAGCGCTTCCATGAACCGCATCCCGTACGGTAACTACTCGATCAACGCCAGCCTGCCGTGCGCGCCGGAGAACGTCGACAAGGTGCTGGCGGCCACCTTTGCCGAAATCGGCAAGATTCAGCAGAACGGCGTGGAAGAAGCGGACTTGAACAAGGTCAAGGCGTCGTGGATCAAGAGCTACCGCAAAGGCATGCGCGAAAACGGTTACTGGATGGCGTCACTGCAGAACGCCTTCTTTAACAATAACAATCCAGAGGATATACTGACGTACGAGTCGCGCGTAAACGGGTTGACCGTAGCGGACCTCAAGCAGGCCGCGCAGCGTTACTTTGACACGAATAACTACCTGCAGGTAGTGTTATACCCTGAGAAGTAA
- a CDS encoding VOC family protein, producing the protein MLSHVYVGINNFEEALPFYAALMAALGARQRFIDTHRPWAAWQPAEGARPLFIIGAPYDNQPAACGNGQMLALMATSREMVDRAYATAREHGGVCEGAPGLRPQYHANYYGAYFRDPEGNKLCVVCHEAQPIE; encoded by the coding sequence ATGCTGTCGCACGTTTATGTGGGAATTAACAACTTCGAAGAGGCGCTGCCGTTCTACGCCGCCCTGATGGCGGCGCTGGGCGCGCGCCAGCGTTTTATCGATACCCACCGGCCCTGGGCCGCGTGGCAGCCGGCCGAAGGCGCGCGGCCGCTGTTCATCATCGGCGCGCCCTACGACAACCAGCCGGCGGCGTGCGGCAACGGCCAGATGCTGGCGTTGATGGCGACGTCAAGGGAAATGGTGGACCGCGCCTATGCGACGGCGCGCGAGCATGGCGGCGTCTGCGAGGGCGCGCCTGGATTGCGGCCGCAGTATCACGCCAACTACTACGGCGCCTACTTCCGCGACCCGGAGGGGAACAAGCTGTGCGTCGTGTGCCACGAAGCACAGCCGATTGAATGA
- a CDS encoding glycerol-3-phosphate dehydrogenase/oxidase, with product MSARDALAGPWDVIVIGGGITGAGILLESARRGLKALLVEQRDFAWGTSSRSSKLVHGGLRYLKEGQFALTRESVHEREHLLRQAAGLVEPQSFAFGDYVGRKPGKRAFLLGLAIYDRMAGQRGRHYFSRDEFVAMAPNVAVDGLQGGMVYNDAKTDDARLVLRVLQEARRHGGVAVNYMAVDSLLHERDAVGEAAGEVRGVRLLDGLDGTRQEVRARLVINATGAWADRLSARPSGAGHRLRPLRGSHLVLPAWRLPLAQAISLMHPVDGRPVFAYPWEGVTLVGTTDVDHRDDLSREAAITRAECDYLMAALHAQFPQLNLTDDDIIASYAGVRPVVDSGQADPSKETRDHAISLDHGLLTITGGKLTTFRVIALDALKLAATKLPELQGRLTPQPVFVATPPLRYTPDLPPGQALRLQGRYGAAAQALIDAAQPGELEVIPGTETIWAQLRWGARGEDVCKLEDLLLRRTRLGIQLRGGGAGILARIRAICQPELGWSDQRWEAEQAYYLALWAAHYNPPKQ from the coding sequence ATGAGCGCACGTGATGCGCTGGCCGGGCCGTGGGATGTAATCGTGATCGGCGGCGGTATCACCGGCGCGGGGATCTTGCTGGAGTCCGCGCGGCGTGGTTTGAAGGCGCTCTTGGTGGAGCAGCGCGATTTTGCCTGGGGCACGTCGAGCAGGTCTTCAAAGCTGGTGCATGGCGGTTTGCGGTATTTGAAGGAAGGTCAGTTTGCGCTGACGCGGGAATCGGTGCATGAGCGGGAACACTTGCTGCGGCAGGCGGCCGGGCTGGTGGAGCCGCAGAGTTTCGCGTTTGGCGATTATGTCGGGCGCAAGCCGGGCAAGCGGGCGTTTCTGCTTGGGCTGGCGATTTATGATCGGATGGCGGGGCAGCGCGGGCGGCACTATTTTTCCCGCGATGAGTTTGTGGCGATGGCGCCGAATGTGGCCGTCGACGGTCTTCAGGGCGGAATGGTCTACAACGATGCCAAGACGGACGACGCGCGGCTGGTGCTGCGCGTGCTGCAGGAGGCACGCCGGCATGGCGGCGTCGCCGTGAACTACATGGCCGTCGATTCGCTGCTGCACGAGCGCGATGCGGTAGGCGAGGCGGCCGGCGAGGTGCGTGGCGTGCGGCTGCTCGATGGCCTGGACGGCACGCGCCAGGAGGTGCGCGCGCGGCTGGTCATCAACGCGACCGGCGCCTGGGCCGACCGGCTGAGCGCGCGCCCATCCGGCGCGGGTCATCGTTTGCGGCCTTTGCGCGGCAGTCATCTGGTGCTGCCGGCCTGGCGCTTGCCGCTGGCGCAGGCGATCAGCTTGATGCATCCTGTCGATGGCCGTCCGGTGTTCGCCTATCCCTGGGAGGGCGTCACCCTGGTCGGCACCACGGACGTCGACCACAGGGACGACCTGTCGCGCGAAGCGGCCATTACCCGCGCCGAATGCGACTATCTGATGGCCGCCTTGCACGCCCAATTCCCGCAACTGAACCTGACCGATGACGACATCATCGCCAGCTACGCCGGCGTGCGGCCGGTCGTCGACAGTGGCCAAGCCGATCCATCGAAGGAAACGCGCGACCACGCCATCAGCCTGGATCACGGCCTGCTCACCATCACCGGCGGCAAGCTGACCACCTTCCGCGTGATCGCGCTCGACGCGCTCAAGCTGGCGGCCACGAAGCTGCCGGAACTGCAAGGCCGCCTGACGCCGCAGCCGGTCTTCGTCGCCACGCCACCGCTGCGCTACACGCCCGACCTCCCGCCCGGCCAGGCACTGCGCCTGCAAGGTCGCTACGGCGCCGCGGCGCAAGCGCTGATCGATGCCGCCCAGCCGGGCGAACTGGAGGTCATTCCCGGCACGGAAACCATCTGGGCGCAACTGCGCTGGGGGGCGCGCGGAGAAGACGTCTGCAAGCTGGAAGACCTGCTGCTGCGCCGCACCCGCCTCGGCATCCAGCTGCGCGGCGGCGGCGCTGGCATCCTGGCGCGCATACGCGCCATCTGCCAGCCGGAACTCGGCTGGAGCGACCAGCGCTGGGAAGCCGAGCAAGCCTACTACCTGGCGCTGTGGGCCGCGCACTACAATCCACCAAAACAATAA
- a CDS encoding MFS transporter, whose amino-acid sequence MNTSTIAAPARQVPPLLMLMTLAIGFVMAMIDVTAVNTALSDIALNLSVPLTGLVWVVDGYTLTFAALLLAGGALADRFGPKHVYQGGLSVFILGSILCALAPSGHALVAARLLQGAGAALFMPSSLSLLTHAYEDQATRARMLGTWSAIVGCASAAGPLVGGLLVHEFGWRSVFWVNVPIGVLGIVLTQVLAPATARHERHLSMLSHVLGMVALAALSFVLIEGPALGWTSAGVLLAGVAAVAAAVLLVRRERSGAHPLLPKALFETPAFAAANGVGFLINFAVFGQLFLLSLFIQQGGADALQTGVRLIPMMAAFAVGNLTSGRMTARVGTRPPMMYGLLVGLVMAVLMLVGLRADTPYCLLAAAAVVMNVAIGIAIPGMTASVMLVAGKANANSAAAALNANRQIGALVGVAMMGTVMHVAPQWGLRLPLAFSLIAAAYAGALLLVYRYIKPAGPRGVADPSGPTPKWSRWRLG is encoded by the coding sequence ATGAATACCTCCACCATTGCGGCGCCAGCGCGCCAGGTTCCTCCCTTGTTGATGCTGATGACGCTGGCCATCGGCTTTGTGATGGCGATGATCGACGTCACCGCCGTCAATACCGCGCTGTCGGACATCGCGCTCAACCTGTCGGTGCCGCTCACCGGGCTGGTTTGGGTGGTGGACGGCTACACCTTGACCTTTGCCGCGCTGCTGCTGGCCGGCGGTGCGCTGGCGGATCGTTTCGGTCCCAAGCATGTGTATCAGGGCGGCTTGAGTGTGTTTATTCTCGGTTCTATCCTGTGTGCGCTGGCGCCGAGCGGCCATGCGCTGGTGGCGGCGCGTTTGCTGCAGGGCGCGGGGGCGGCGCTGTTCATGCCGAGTTCTCTCAGCTTATTGACACACGCTTATGAAGACCAGGCGACGCGGGCGCGCATGCTGGGGACGTGGTCGGCGATTGTCGGTTGTGCGTCGGCGGCCGGGCCGCTGGTGGGCGGGCTGCTGGTCCATGAATTCGGCTGGCGCAGCGTGTTTTGGGTGAATGTGCCGATTGGTGTGTTGGGCATCGTGCTGACGCAGGTGCTGGCGCCGGCCACGGCGCGGCATGAACGTCATTTGTCGATGTTGAGTCATGTGCTGGGCATGGTGGCGCTGGCGGCGTTGAGCTTCGTGTTGATCGAAGGGCCGGCGCTGGGCTGGACTTCGGCTGGGGTGCTGTTGGCTGGCGTGGCTGCGGTGGCGGCGGCTGTGCTGCTGGTGCGGCGCGAGAGATCCGGGGCGCATCCCTTGCTGCCCAAGGCGCTGTTCGAGACGCCGGCTTTTGCTGCGGCCAATGGTGTTGGCTTCCTGATTAACTTTGCGGTGTTCGGGCAGTTGTTTTTGTTGAGTTTATTTATACAGCAGGGTGGGGCGGATGCGTTGCAGACCGGCGTTAGGCTGATACCGATGATGGCCGCTTTCGCGGTTGGTAATCTGACTTCGGGGCGGATGACGGCGCGTGTTGGTACGCGGCCGCCGATGATGTACGGTTTGCTGGTGGGGCTGGTGATGGCGGTGCTGATGTTGGTTGGCCTGCGTGCGGATACGCCTTATTGCTTGCTGGCGGCCGCTGCGGTGGTGATGAATGTGGCGATCGGCATTGCGATTCCTGGCATGACGGCCAGCGTGATGCTGGTGGCGGGCAAGGCGAATGCCAACAGCGCTGCGGCGGCGTTGAACGCCAATCGGCAGATTGGCGCGTTGGTCGGTGTGGCGATGATGGGGACTGTGATGCATGTGGCGCCGCAGTGGGGGCTGCGGTTGCCGTTGGCTTTCAGCTTGATTGCGGCGGCGTATGCAGGCGCTTTGCTGCTGGTGTATCGCTACATCAAACCCGCAGGGCCACGCGGGGTTGCTGACCCTTCGGGTCCGACCCCTAAGTGGTCGCGTTGGCGTTTAGGCTAA
- a CDS encoding cytochrome P450: MEKNTIELAQRMAPGMAPLRRIADLPGPKARPLFGNVREIRAQPFHRVLEGWGREYGPLYRFRIMRKEMLATADRELIAALLRDRPGMMRRSSRTAEMLDEIGTRGLFTAEGEDWRRQRKLVMRALTPEVIHNFFPTLAAMTERLRLRWESAIEAGRPVDLLRDLKAYTLDVTIGLAMGRDINTLELEEHPLQRDIEFLFKLVARRLTTPFTYWRVAVLKRAQDHEATAAAARIQQAIAGFIADARQRMEQNPALRQKPSNMLEALIVARDEPGSGLTDETVVGNAITMVFAGEDTTSNTMAWLLEFLADHPHAAARMQDEARQVLGADAVLTDYHLLEQLKYIDAATREAMRLKPVAPFMAAEANHDTVLGDLAVPAGTVIFLLLRHASERECDLAQPERFMPERWLDGANGQGDDPGRKLFPFGGGPRFCPGRYLAMAEIKMVMSMLARHFALKRVVGAPAAKECFTFTMTPDALPVELVKPLHT; the protein is encoded by the coding sequence ATGGAAAAAAACACGATCGAATTAGCCCAGCGCATGGCGCCCGGCATGGCGCCGCTGCGCCGCATAGCCGACCTGCCGGGGCCGAAGGCGCGGCCGCTGTTCGGCAATGTGCGCGAGATCCGCGCCCAGCCCTTTCACCGCGTGCTGGAAGGCTGGGGACGCGAGTACGGGCCGTTGTACCGTTTCCGCATCATGCGCAAGGAGATGCTGGCCACTGCCGACCGCGAGTTGATCGCGGCGCTGCTGCGCGACCGGCCGGGCATGATGCGCCGTTCCAGCCGCACGGCGGAGATGCTCGACGAGATCGGCACGCGCGGCCTGTTCACCGCCGAAGGCGAGGACTGGCGCCGCCAGCGCAAGCTGGTGATGCGGGCGCTGACGCCGGAGGTGATCCATAACTTCTTCCCCACCTTGGCGGCGATGACCGAGCGCCTGCGGCTGCGTTGGGAGAGCGCCATCGAAGCCGGCCGCCCGGTCGATCTGCTGCGCGACTTAAAGGCGTACACGCTGGACGTGACCATCGGCCTGGCGATGGGACGGGATATCAACACGCTGGAGCTGGAAGAACACCCGCTGCAGCGCGATATCGAATTTTTGTTCAAGCTGGTGGCGCGGCGCCTGACCACGCCGTTCACCTACTGGCGCGTGGCGGTGCTCAAGCGCGCGCAGGACCACGAGGCCACAGCGGCGGCGGCGCGCATCCAGCAAGCCATCGCCGGCTTCATCGCGGACGCGCGCCAGCGCATGGAGCAGAATCCGGCGCTGCGCCAGAAGCCCTCCAACATGCTGGAGGCGCTGATCGTGGCGCGCGACGAGCCGGGCTCCGGCCTGACCGACGAAACAGTGGTGGGCAACGCCATCACCATGGTGTTCGCCGGCGAAGACACCACCTCCAACACCATGGCGTGGCTGCTGGAATTCCTGGCCGACCATCCGCACGCCGCCGCGCGCATGCAGGACGAGGCGCGGCAGGTGCTGGGCGCTGACGCGGTGCTGACCGACTATCACCTGCTGGAGCAGCTCAAATACATCGACGCCGCCACGCGCGAAGCCATGCGCCTCAAGCCGGTGGCGCCGTTCATGGCGGCCGAAGCCAATCACGATACGGTGCTGGGCGACCTGGCGGTGCCGGCGGGGACGGTGATCTTCCTGCTGCTGCGCCATGCGTCCGAGCGCGAATGCGACCTGGCGCAGCCGGAACGCTTCATGCCGGAGCGCTGGCTTGATGGCGCCAACGGCCAGGGCGACGATCCGGGCCGCAAGCTGTTCCCGTTCGGCGGCGGGCCGCGTTTCTGTCCCGGGCGCTACCTCGCCATGGCGGAGATCAAGATGGTGATGTCGATGCTGGCGCGGCATTTTGCGCTCAAGCGCGTGGTCGGCGCGCCGGCCGCGAAAGAGTGTTTTACCTTTACCATGACGCCGGACGCCTTGCCGGTGGAGCTGGTCAAACCGTTGCATACTTAG
- a CDS encoding FAD-binding oxidoreductase — translation MRRWNGWGDESVEFALNEDALAFLALRIGAGKPAADAGFAQACAQIAPSRLPAHRLIDTSPEVRLRNALGQSLPDWLRLRYGVIGAAPDGVAFPESAQDVRDLLDYAQQFGVALIPQGGGTSVAGHLTAPGGVPSLTVNMTRMRQLVYLDTESQLATFGAGVLGPDLEAQLRARGYTLGHFPQSFEYSTLGGWVATRSSGQQSLRYGRIEQMFRGGSVETPSGTLHLPTFPASAAGPDLREMVLGSEGRIGILTEATVRVTAAPAYEAFHAVFFPDWTAAETAVRQIVQAGLSLSMLRLSNTLETTTMLALAGHKKLISVLEGYLSLRGCKEHKCMLMIGVSGRKSLARTALREALVLALPHGGVHVGRYMGEKWKQNRFRNVYLRNAAWGHGYAIDTVETAVDWPRVEIMMRAVEAAAKAALGSHGEQVHAYTHLSHLYAQGASVYTTFVYRLAGDYESDLARWKSLKKAASMAIVENGGTISHQHGVGSDHAPYLAAEKGRLGMSSLQAWFDHVDPQGIMNPGKLLP, via the coding sequence ATGAGACGCTGGAACGGTTGGGGTGATGAGTCGGTGGAGTTCGCGCTGAACGAGGACGCGCTGGCATTTCTCGCGCTACGCATCGGCGCGGGCAAGCCGGCGGCGGACGCCGGCTTTGCGCAGGCTTGCGCGCAGATCGCGCCATCGCGCCTGCCGGCGCATCGCTTGATCGATACCTCGCCCGAGGTCCGGCTGCGCAATGCGCTGGGTCAGAGCCTGCCGGACTGGCTGCGCCTGCGCTACGGCGTGATCGGCGCGGCGCCGGATGGCGTGGCCTTTCCGGAAAGCGCGCAGGATGTGCGCGACCTGCTCGATTATGCGCAGCAGTTCGGCGTGGCCTTGATTCCGCAGGGCGGCGGCACCAGCGTGGCGGGGCATCTGACCGCGCCGGGCGGCGTGCCGTCGCTGACGGTGAACATGACGCGCATGCGGCAGCTGGTTTATCTGGATACCGAGTCGCAGCTGGCGACCTTCGGCGCGGGCGTGCTGGGGCCGGACCTGGAGGCGCAGCTGCGCGCGCGCGGCTATACGCTGGGGCATTTCCCGCAGTCGTTCGAGTATTCCACCTTGGGCGGCTGGGTTGCCACGCGCTCGTCGGGACAGCAGTCCTTGCGCTATGGGCGCATCGAGCAGATGTTCCGTGGCGGTTCGGTGGAGACGCCGTCCGGCACACTGCATTTGCCGACCTTCCCGGCGTCGGCGGCGGGGCCGGATCTGCGCGAGATGGTGCTCGGCTCCGAGGGGCGGATCGGCATCCTGACCGAGGCCACGGTGCGCGTGACGGCGGCGCCGGCGTACGAGGCGTTCCATGCGGTGTTCTTCCCCGATTGGACGGCGGCCGAGACGGCGGTGCGGCAGATCGTGCAGGCCGGCTTGTCGCTGTCCATGCTGCGCTTGTCGAATACGCTGGAGACCACCACCATGCTGGCGCTGGCCGGCCACAAGAAATTGATCTCGGTGCTGGAAGGGTATCTGTCGCTGCGCGGCTGCAAGGAGCACAAGTGCATGCTGATGATCGGCGTGAGCGGGCGCAAGTCGCTGGCGCGGACGGCGTTGCGCGAGGCGCTGGTGCTGGCTTTGCCGCATGGCGGCGTGCATGTGGGGCGCTACATGGGCGAGAAGTGGAAGCAGAACCGCTTCCGCAATGTCTATTTGCGCAATGCGGCGTGGGGGCATGGTTATGCCATCGATACGGTGGAAACGGCGGTCGACTGGCCGCGCGTGGAAATCATGATGCGGGCGGTGGAGGCGGCGGCGAAGGCGGCGCTGGGATCGCATGGAGAGCAGGTGCACGCGTACACGCACCTGTCGCATTTATATGCGCAGGGAGCCAGTGTTTACACGACGTTTGTGTACCGGCTGGCCGGCGACTACGAGTCGGATCTGGCGCGCTGGAAGTCTTTGAAAAAGGCGGCCAGCATGGCGATCGTCGAGAACGGCGGGACGATCAGCCATCAGCATGGTGTCGGCAGCGATCATGCGCCGTATCTGGCGGCGGAGAAGGGGCGGCTCGGGATGTCGTCGTTGCAGGCTTGGTTCGACCACGTGGACCCGCAGGGGATCATGAATCCCGGGAAGCTGCTGCCATGA
- a CDS encoding AraC family transcriptional regulator, whose protein sequence is MTSALFDHANRVAGSYLQPLLEAAARRGVTARALEQAARLPAGTLEPLPESLPAADYVRLLDIGAELAGDPHFGLHVGQCVKLGTYTVYGLILLSCRDFGQVFEQTMRYEQLAHDLGRSHIGIEGDTAHYTWHSNYSNAHRHLADSVFSGIRVFSNWLAGITLPANELRLTHDGGPPALRDEYVRVLGDMPVFGAEANVASLNAAMLTWPVPNADVSMYPVLQQHAEQLLQQRAAGHASAPSITQQVHAAIVANLAHGQVRLASVADALTLSPRTLQRKLSEAGATFQQLLDQARFALAKDYLRRPELSLIDIAFLLGYQEQSAFNHAFKEWSGVNPGAYRNN, encoded by the coding sequence ATGACATCAGCCTTGTTCGATCATGCCAACCGCGTCGCCGGCTCCTATCTTCAGCCCTTGCTGGAAGCGGCCGCCCGGCGCGGCGTCACGGCGCGCGCACTGGAACAAGCGGCCCGGCTGCCGGCCGGCACGCTGGAGCCGCTACCGGAATCGCTGCCCGCCGCCGACTACGTGCGCCTGCTCGACATCGGCGCCGAGCTGGCCGGCGATCCCCATTTCGGCCTGCACGTGGGCCAGTGCGTCAAACTCGGCACCTACACCGTGTACGGCCTGATTCTGTTGAGCTGCCGCGATTTCGGCCAGGTCTTCGAACAGACCATGCGCTACGAGCAGCTGGCTCACGACCTGGGGCGCTCCCACATCGGCATCGAAGGCGACACCGCCCACTACACCTGGCACAGCAACTACAGCAACGCACACCGCCACCTGGCCGACAGCGTGTTCTCCGGCATTCGCGTGTTCAGCAACTGGCTGGCCGGGATCACGCTGCCGGCCAACGAACTGCGACTCACGCACGATGGCGGCCCGCCCGCCTTGCGCGACGAGTACGTGCGTGTGCTGGGCGACATGCCGGTGTTCGGCGCTGAAGCCAATGTCGCCAGCCTGAACGCCGCCATGCTGACATGGCCGGTGCCGAACGCGGATGTCAGCATGTATCCGGTGCTGCAGCAGCACGCCGAACAACTGCTGCAACAGCGCGCCGCCGGTCACGCCTCGGCGCCGTCGATCACGCAGCAGGTGCATGCCGCCATCGTCGCCAACCTGGCGCACGGCCAGGTGCGGCTGGCCTCCGTGGCCGATGCACTGACACTGTCGCCGCGCACCTTGCAGCGCAAATTGAGCGAAGCCGGCGCCACCTTCCAGCAGCTGCTGGACCAGGCCCGCTTCGCGCTGGCCAAGGATTATCTGCGGCGCCCGGAACTAAGCCTGATCGACATCGCTTTCCTGCTCGGCTATCAGGAGCAGAGCGCGTTCAACCACGCCTTCAAGGAATGGAGCGGCGTGAACCCCGGCGCTTACCGCAACAATTAG